The following proteins are co-located in the Solenopsis invicta isolate M01_SB chromosome 7, UNIL_Sinv_3.0, whole genome shotgun sequence genome:
- the LOC105205023 gene encoding phosphatidylinositol N-acetylglucosaminyltransferase subunit C, with translation MKDTEQNLDNFLKDIQLIMKEVQWQKNLYENYGLPDNYTDSSFLEQLRKNIKPNNVTLIEAISLGASISTRLSVVVLFVIIFIWLNNEWTTPNVVVISGSVLTILGYFVYNVKVFDRPVKPTKDLWTVLIFLTFGYILSPILKTLTETISTDTIYAMTISMFLTHLIFSKYGSSPIFLSDSLSITSSIFGSLMLASRLASPLHAFSLLTVSVQCFVLLPYLLSQISNKIVVSAILTIGTIYLLLFVSQTFSYVFIIAIIFIHFVCPLWYIRCQKYKDNIYGPWDEAVIAS, from the coding sequence gaACAAAACTTggataattttcttaaagatatccaGCTCATAATGAAAGAAGTACAGTGGCAGAAGAACTTGTATGAAAACTATGGACTGCCAGACAATTACACGGACAGCTCCTTCTTAGAGCAAttgcgtaaaaatataaaaccgAATAACGTCACCTTGATAGAAGCGATAAGTTTGGGTGCTAGCATATCTACGAGATTGAGTGTCGTCGTACTTTTcgtcataatatttatttggttGAACAACGAATGGACCACGCCGAACGTTGTTGTAATATCAGGAAGCGTGTTAACGATCCTTGGATATTTCGTGTACAATGTAAAGGTATTTGATCGACCTGTGAAACCAACAAAGGATTTGTGGAcagtattaatatttctaacGTTTGGTTACATATTATCGccaattttgaaaactttgacaGAAACGATAAGTACCGATACGATTTACGCTATGACGATATCGATGTTCCTGACCCATTTAATATTTAGCAAGTACGGATCTTCGCCGATTTTCCTCTCGGACTCTTTGTCCATAACTTCCTCGATCTTCGGCTCGTTAATGTTGGCCTCCAGATTAGCGTCTCCGTTGCATGCCTTTTCGCTCTTAACAGTTTCAGTTCAGTGCTTTGTATTGTTACCTTACTTGCTGTCgcaaataagtaataaaattgttgtatCAGCTATTCTGACAATTGGCACCATATATTTGCTCTTATTTGTTTCACAAACGTTTTCCTACGTTTTTATTATCGCTATTATATTCATTCATTTTGTTTGTCCACTCTGGTATATTAGGtgtcaaaaatataaagataatatttatggTCCTTGGGATGAAGCTGTAATCGCTTCTTAA
- the LOC105205021 gene encoding dolichyl-diphosphooligosaccharide--protein glycosyltransferase subunit STT3A has protein sequence MVTLLRTRGLRMTAQKQETLLKLTVLSLAAILSFATRLFSVLRFESVIHEFDPYFNYRTTKYLAENGFYSFHNWFDDRVWYPLGRIIGGTIYPGLMITSAALYRISWLLNITLDIRNICVFLAPLFSSLTTIITYLLTKELKDSASGLFAAAMIAIVPGYISRSVAGSYDNEGIAIFCMLFTYYMWIKAVKTGAICWATCAALAYFYMVSSWGGYVFLINLIPLHVLTLMVTGRFSHRIYIAYSILYCLGTILSMQISFVGFQPVQSSEHMLALGVFGLCQIHALVDYLRSKLSQKEFEILFRALLVVVVTTSCVIGGVLTITGKISPWTGRFYSLLDPSYAKNHIPIIASVSEHQPTSWSSFYFDLQILVFLFPSGLYFCFSKLTDSNIFLILYGVTSLYFAGVMVRLMLVLAPVMCILGGIGASSLLVTYMKQVESGKVVDKKAKKFENNYILRSEIASFFILVMSILFLSYTFHCTWVTAEAYSSPSIVLSARSPDGGRMIFDDFREAYYWLRMNTPENAKIMSWWDYGYQITAMANRTILVDNNTWNNTHISRVGQAMASSEEKAYEIMRELDVNYVLVIFGGLTGYSSDDINKFLWMVRIGGSTEKGKSITEWDYYNSAGEFRVDKEGSPILLNCLMYKMCYYRFGQVYTEGGKPSGYDRVRNMEIGNKDFELNTLEEAYTTEHWLVRIYRVKDLRNRGA, from the exons ATGGTGACGTTATTAAGGACGAGGGGTCTGCGTATGACGGCGCAGAAGCAGGAAACACTTCTGAAATTAACTGTGCTTTCCTTAGCAGCAATTTTAT CATTTGCAACACGTTTATTCTCAGTACTAAGATTTGAAAGTGTTATTCATGAATTTGATCCATATTTCAATTATCGTACTACAAAATATCTAGCTGAAAATGGATTCTATAGTTTCCATAATTGGTTTGATGATCGTGTTTGGTATCCACTTGGCAGGATAATAGGAG GAACTATATACCCTGGTTTGATGATAACTTCAGCAGCACTGTATCGTATCTCATGGTTACTGAACATCACATTAGATATACGCAACATTTGTGTCTTCcttgctccattattttcaagtttaacGACAATTATTACCTATCTCCTTACCAAAGAGTTAAAG gATTCCGCTTCAGGCCTATTTGCAGCTGCAATGATTGCAATTGTCCCTGGCTATATATCTCGATCAGTTGCAGGTTCTTACGATAATGAAGGCATAGCGATCTTTTGCATGCTTTTCACATATTATATGTGGATCAAAGCTGTAAAAACAGGAGCAATTTGTTGGGCCACGTGCGCCGCGCTGGCTTATTTCTACATGGTGTCTTCATGGGGCGGATATGTCTTTCTGATTAATTTGATTCCGTTGCACGTACTGACGTTGATGGTGACTGGCAGATTCTCTCACAGGATATACATCGCATatagtattttatattgtttaggAACTATTTTATCTATGCAGATCTCATTTGTTGGTTTTCAACCTGTTCAGAGTTCCGAGCATATGCTT gCACTGGGTGTTTTTGGTCTTTGTCAGATACACGCATTAGTGGATTATTTGAGAAGTAAATTGTCTCAAAAAGAATTTGAGATATTATTCCGTGCTCTGCTTGTTGTGGTGGTTACAACTTCATGTGTAATTGGCGGTGTTTTAACCATTACAG gaaaaatatCACCATGGACTGGACGCTTTTACTCCCTGCTTGATCCATCTTATGCAAAGAATCATATTCCGATAATTGCTTCGGTCTCTGAGCATCAGCCAACATCATGGAGCTCCTTTTACTTCGATCTGCAGATACTTGTATTTTTGTTTCCATCAGGCTTATACTTCTGTTTCTCCAAGTTAACAGACTCgaacattttcttaattttgtatgGAGTTACTAGTTTATATTTTGCA ggaGTAATGGTACGTTTAATGTTAGTACTTGCTCCAGTAATGTGCATTTTGGGTGGAATAGGAGCTTCTTCTCTATTAGTCACTTACATGAAACAAGTTGAAAGTGGAAAGGTTGTCGATAAAAAAGCCaagaaattcgaaaataattatatcttgaGAAGTGAg ATTGCCTCATTTTTCATCTTAGTAATGTCTATACTCTTCCTATCCTATACTTTTCACTGCACGTGGGTGACAGCGGAAGCTTATAGCTCACCTAGCATTGTATTATCTGCACGATCACCTGACGGTGGACGAATGATTTTTGACGATTTTAGAGAAGCGTACTACTGGCTACGCATGAATACGCCCGAG AATGCTAAAATAATGTCATGGTGGGATTATGGGTATCAGATAACTGCGATGGCAAATCGTACTATTTTAGTAGACAATAATACATGGAATAATACGCACATATCAAGAGTTGGCCAGGCAATGGCGAGTTCCGAGGAAAAAGCTTACGAGATTATGAGAGAATTAGATGTCAACTACGTCCTTGTGATTTTTGGAGGGCTCACTGGCTACTCATCAGATG ACATAAATAAGTTCCTATGGATGGTGCGCATTGGCGGCAGtacagaaaaaggaaagtccATAACCGAATGGGATTATTATAATTCCGCAGGCGAATTCCGTGTAGATAAAGAAGGATCTCCAATTTTGCTCAATTGTCTCATGTACAAAATGTGCTATTATAGATTTGGCCAAGTCTATACTGAAGGCG GCAAACCTTCAGGTTATGACAGAGTAAGAAACATGGAGATCGGAAATAaagattttgaattaaatacattGGAAGAAGCGTACACGACGGAACATTGGCTGGTGCGAATTTACAGAGTGAAAGATTTACGAAACAGAGGTGCTTAA
- the LOC105205022 gene encoding nuclear pore complex protein Nup205 gives MSEDRGATTEDMWTPYKELQSLVEKYVISVPDIQDPQYHELTEALRNHRQNFLTILKNPPKNMKSREEIKKGVTDGITLPGLGHQILSKELVDETLIISDMYDLNEFMALDLLCTAQLQMPHHPGLTRGLTAVLLYYDGRKALTSVLRTLVHTRIGHSWAVDAPIALTRHITDYTNKLQEDGLLNRILSLLEEMDPTKEQDLLQQNRALGGAKHHQMVMKLYNDTRQDLADILYLWSAQSSLPNIILFRLLSILQTRQVESEAGEGGPDKVTLALIMAVLNAYNFSFLHSRENGEELINSMPLITEREALEELNQKLISTNINWESAGLRGVIQFALAIAMITIKTTATQFQSQNITAEDEILLEAALANKAFHFMAEVLLKNSCIHQEEFYIRYFHTLISDFILLMPVKVKELRSRADESMRLIQAFQQEGIEPPMNLDNHFEYLMLMVAELYKEDPLKLNLAMDYWCHHTDTTHVSAPAYISRLPSRQVALFKFIRLAGEILPAGLFVPYMKMIASLASSPQAARYAFNFFKPNGSSGSATISWDHFFNSLNRYYYNLRQELPPSQDTVYRQRCHPKGIMPQEVKGLEAVLLVVQVIAKNDEMSRVAICDHPSWKVLQSLIGLVSCAMPIPLKGVLVRTLAALARSPESSSIVWQSLEAAQFLSTIPTTSSYQPRGVQTELEEIESRNEEYPLTRAMLELLDVLTDFPIPRLLGVGQRNPGFDPYLHFIINTVFLRFHTRLYKNPAEKWEVAEACLKIFSKLIKQYEPTIEDFVGCKVELQGGESTLVNSAPGYHLMTQLHTNSELLHVILYILDEGCHLFDTYDSFLGKKYLESCSLYCLEILERGLKIQNNYMAQLTAIPSTKIMTALSRLLLGVNSRTGKPDHMINIVKYVSYNSWLPKQAFVAVGVIHGVTSEPGADSELLSTFTTTSTLATNVRHGFVECLDTDNIPEEDDEIVRVDDQSRQSIGNCKERILLLMMHSITRPAPNLAHYLLGFEITKDIRKTIIQQPGILGFPRTCLHSILGILEQSLERGRDKITEACYCYLHTLAANSKTSAPVLRFLRTTSNQDFVQRHLSKLPFQGPNRSTELGCMSWLLKIAAIELRVAGGSLQTSLIHRLVGSFSQDKDQIVPSQKLLMDLLHYIDFQLYLEPTKSWEFFDPSQIEMVLGKCSIPVALMGGPWLIDIRKLHSLITEELTVTQSSATATQRKLMQQEVKSILAHALKKNQTKVLSYATVKFVEGWCQTTEILFSVATNQQLPVAQRQNLLLNLSHDLLQKMTSCEALSEIKTLVSGTVLMLLVNLRNSFVIQSDNELLPSSPSNTTMMKIILSHILQWIINAGASSQKVVTHLYAALLNFLSIVGLEKSEHVSAMDSMYISQLDNSLNKLMPVQERSQRYATIQVINNFGNQLMDILCHNCSGGHDVCKMLALSCLDKILELDYDNAWMIYLASRGYLKHMIDSLLESDSLLRCMLQPEPQTMRPLYLYEAKMAIFCRMASTRLGAESLLENKILSCMSSMCAFDQHPDVHIGFESSDYSFIPSVGQRYQQIFLPALYLCDALFTTLGTENQSCAVQVCGFLQSHRDTVEMALRNAFSHANVLFLKEIACLTGVISRSANIDMYKLVDEELAKINIDDYKLESSTGMRELRAHLYRLQKLMLSLLNKFQLQSIPINHNYQQADANQQYISCIQIVANVMLYTRNQMQHSRMDQKIRNVLFEPHLTPKPGRRQEKLKDTSGGVCLGTIVEQLVSVTNLLHIELPHLDSLIKKAVVISDMSTAELKKYMSDNEVELDIGKQRMLVEQKLNRWIKDKRQSIKYCSLIIEHTLYILWSHLDFYTMQIISRQTQRVHVSSGGIDESMIEWKVSSETLMELKQGLVSTFTETFITQLLDTSHNEYATVDRSFIEALIRRIKRLLQFIIIK, from the exons ATGTCTGAAG ataGAGGAGCAACAACAGAAGATATGTGGACTCCATACAAAGAACTGCAAAGTCTTGTTGAGAAATATGTAATATCAGTCCCTGATATTCAAGATCCTCAGTATCATGAACTCACAGAAGCTTTGCGAAATCATAGACAAAATTTTCTTACTATATTAAAGAATCCA ccaaaaaatatgaaaagtcgCGAGGAAATTAAAAAAGGAGTAACAGATGGTATTACACTACCCGGTTTGGGTCatcaaatattatcaaaagagTTAGTGGATGAAACTCTTATTATATCAGATATGTATGACCTGAACGAGTTCATGGCACTGGATCTTCTCTGTACGGCTCAACTTCAAATGCCGCACCATCCAGGTTTAACGCGCGGTTTAACAGCTGTTCTTTTGTATTACGATGGAAGAAAAGCACTGACATCAGTATTGAGGACCTTAGTGCACACTCGAATTGGTCACAGCTGGGCAGTGGATGCACCGATTGCTCTTACAAGACATATTACAGACTATACAAATAAATTGCAAGAGGATGGCTTATTAAATAGGATTTTATCCTTATTAGAGGAAATGGATCCCACTAAG gaaCAAGACTTGCTGCAACAAAATAGAGCATTAGGTGGAGCAAAACATCATCAGATGGTTATGAAGCTTTACAATGACACACGACAAGATCTGGCTGATATTTTGTACTTATGGTCCGCTCAATCGTCACTTCCGAATATAATCCTATTTCGtttattatctatattacaAACACGTCAAGTAGAGTCCGAAGCGGGTGAAGGAGGACCTGACAAAGTTACACTTGCACTCATTATGGCTGTTTTGAATGCTTACAATTTTAGTTTCTTACATAGTCGCGAAAATGGCGAAG aattaattaattcaatgccACTAATAACGGAAAGAGAAGCACTGGAAGAACTGAATCAAAAGTTAATATCCACTAACATAAATTGGGAGAGTGCTGGATTGCGAGGAGTGATACAGTTTGCTTTAGCCATAGCTATGATCACCATCAAAACAACTGCCACTCAATTTCAGTCTCAAAACATCACCGCGGAAGATGAGATACTTCTAGAAGCAGCTCTAGCTAACAAAGCCTTCCATTTTATGGCCGAGGTTTTGCTCAAGAATAGTTGCATACATCAGGAGGAATTTTATATTCGCTATTTTCACACATTGATCTCTGACTTTATATTATTGATGCCCGTTAAAGTCAAAGAATTACGTAGTCGCGCTGATGAATCTATGCGCTTGATTCAAGCATTCCAACAGGAAGGCATCGAACCTCCGATGAACCTGgataatcattttgaatatttaatgttgATGGTAGCAGAATTGTATAAGGAAGATccattgaaattaaatttggcTATGGATTATTGGTGTCATCATACTGATACGACTCATGTATCAGCTCCCGCGTACATCAGTCGCCTGCCATCTAGACAGGTTgccttatttaaatttatacgtcTTGCCGGAGAGATATTACCAGCAGGTTTATTTGTTCCTTATATGAAAATGATAGCGTCTCTCGCCTCGTCGCCGCAAGCAGCTAGATacgcatttaatttttttaaaccaaacG GCTCATCTGGTTCAGCGACTATTTCATGGGATCATTTCTTCAATTCCTTAAATCGATACTATTACAATTTGAGACAGGAATTACCTCCTAGTCAGGATACAGTATATAGACAAAGGTGTCATCCAAAGGGAATTATGCCTCAGGAAGTTAAAGGTCTCGAAGCAGTGTTGCTAGTTGTCCAAGTGATAGCCAAGAACGACGAGATGTCGAGAGTCGCGATATGCGACCATCCGAGTTGGAAAGTTTTACAGTCTTTGATCGGCTTGGTGAGCTGCGCGATGCCAATACCTTTGAAGGGCGTACTAGTGAGAACCCTCGCGGCACTGGCCAGATCACCAGAAAGCTCCTCCATCGTTTGGCAAAGTTTGGAGGCCGCTCAGTTTCTATCCACTATACCAACGACGAGCAGTTACCAGCCGAGAGGCGTGCAAACGGAATTAGAAGAGATCGAATCTAGAAATGAGGAGTACCCATTGACACGCGCCATGTTGGAACTATTAGATGTGCTCACTGATTTTCCAATACCACGTCTGTTGGGCGTGGGCCAACGAAATCCAGGATTCGATCCGTATCTgcactttattattaatactgtCTTCCTAAGGTTTCACACTCGTTTGTACAAAAATCCCGCTGAGAAGTGGGAGGTAGCGGAAGCTTGTCTAAAGATATTCTCGAAGTTAATAAAGCAGTACGAACCGACTATTGAAGATTTTGTGGGCTGCAAAGTTGAGTTGCAAGGCGGTGAATCCACCCTAGTCAATTCGGCTCCAGGATATCATTTAATGACACAATTGCACACCAATTCCGAACTATTACATGTGATATTATACATCTTGGACGAAGGCTGCCATCTGTTCGATACCTACGATAGTTTTCTGGGCAAGAAGTATCTCGAAAGTTGCAGCCTTTATTGCTTGGAGATATTGGAACGTGGATTAAAGATCCAGAACAATTATATGGCGCAGTTAACCGCCATACCATCCACGAAAATTATGACCGCGCTGTCGCGCTTGCTGCTCGGAGTGAATTCTCGCACTGGCAAACCGGATCACATGATTAATATCGTCAAATACGTTTCCTACAATTCGTGGCTACCGAAACAGGCTTTCGTAGCAGTTGGCGTTATTCACGGCGTAACTAGCGAGCCTGGAGCGGACTCTGAATTGCTATCAACATTTACAACAACTTCTACTTTAGCGACGAATGTCAGGCACGGTTTTGTCGAGTGCCTAGACACGGATAATATCCCGGAGGAAGACGACGAGATAGTTAGAGTGGATGATCAGAGCAGGCAGTCGATTGGAAACTGCAAAGAAAGAATTCTACTTTTGATGATGCACAGTATCACACGGCCTGCACCTAATCTCGCCCATTACTTGCTCGGCTTTGAAATAACGAAGGACATCAGGAAGACCATTATCCAGCAACCGGGAATTCTCGGATTTCCGCGTACTTGCTTGCACTCTATCCTGGGCATTCTGGAGCAATCTCTCGAGCGCGGTCGCGACAAAATAACCGAAGCTTGCTACTGTTATCTCCATACGTTAGCGGCTAATAGCAAAACGTCGGCACCCGTTCTCAGATTTTTACGTACTACGAGTAATCAGGACTTCGTGCAGAGACATCTTTCGAAATTACCGTTTCAAGGACCGAATAGGTCGACCGAACTCGGTTGCATGTCTTGGCTATTAAAAATAGCGGCTATCGAATTGCGAGTTGCTGGTGGTAGTTTGCAGACTTCTCTGATTCATCGGTTAGTGGGAAGTTTCAGTCAAGACAAGGACCAGATTGTACCTTCGCAGAAGCTTCTAATGGATCTCTTGCACTACATCGATTTCCAATTGTACCTGGAACCCACAAAATCATGGGAGTTCTTTGATCCGTCGCAAATCGAGATGGTACTGGGTAAATGCAGCATTCCCGTCGCGTTGATGGGCGGTCCGTGGCTGATCGACATTAGGAAGCTGCACTCTCTCATCACCGAGGAACTGACGGTTACGCAGAGCAGCGCGACCGCCACCCAACGCAAGCTCATGCAGCAAGAAGTGAAGTCTATACTAGCGCACGCATTGAAAAAGAATCAAACCAAAGTCCTATCCTACGCGACTGTTAAGTTCGTAGAAGGTTGGTGCCAAACCACGGAGATACTTTTTTCCGTTGCAACGAATCAACAATTGCCGGTGGCTCAACGGCAGAATCTTCTATTGAATTTGTCGCACGATTTGCTACAAAAGATGACGTCCTGCGAAGCTTTGAGCGAAATTAAAACGTTAGTATCTGGCACGGTCCTAATGCTACTGGTAAACTTGCGAAACAGTTTTGTGATTCAATCGGACAATGAATTATTGCCATCGTCACCGTCGAATACAACGatgatgaaaattattttaagtcaTATTTTACAATGGATCATAAATGCCGGCGCGTCCTCGCAGAAAGTCGTGACGCATCTTTACGCAGCTCTATTAAACTTCTTAAGTATCGTTGGCTTGGAAAAATCCGAGCACGTAAGCGCAATGGACTCTATGTACATTAGTCAATTGGACAATTCATTGAACAAGCTTATGCCCGTGCAGGAACGTTCGCAACGTTACGCGACGATTCAGGTCATCAACAATTTCGGAAATCAGCTAATGGACATTCTGTGCCACAATTGTTCGGGTGGGCACGACGTATGCAAGATGCTCGCGTTGTCGTGCCTGGACAAGATCTTGGAATTGGATTACGATAACGCGTGGATGATCTATTTAGCGAGCAGAGGCTACTTGAAGCATATGATAGATAGTCTATTAGAATCGGACAGTCTGCTACGATGCATGCTGCAACCGGAGCCGCAGACGATGCGGCCTTTGTACCTGTACGAGGCGAAGATGGCGATCTTCTGTAGGATGGCATCGACGAGATTAGGCGCCGAGAGCCTGTTGGAGAACAAAATCTTGTCCTGTATGTCCAGTATGTGCGCATTCGATCAGCACCCTGACGTGCACATAGGCTTCGAGAGTAGCGATTATTCGTTTATACCTTCGGTCGGCCAACGCTATCAGCAAATTTTCTTACCGGCTTTATATCTTTGCGACGCTTTGTTCACCACGCTAGGAACAGAGAATCAATCGTGCGCCGTGCAAGTCTGTGGATTTCTACAGAGTCATAGGGACACCGTAGAAATGGCCCTAAGGAACGCATTTTCGCACGCCAACGTGCTCTTCTTGAAGGAGATTGCGTGTCTCACGGGAGTAATATCTAGATCCGCTAATATAG ATATGTACAAACTTGTGGACGAGGAATtggcaaaaataaatatagacgATTACAAATTGGAGAGCAGCACTGGCATGAGAGAATTGCGAGCGCATCTGTACCGGTTACAGAAGTTGATGCTAtcgttattaaacaaatttcaattgCAGTCGATCCCGATAAATCACAATTATCAGCAAGCTGACGCGAACCAGCAATATATTTCTTGCATACAAATAGTCGCCAACGTCATGTTATATACACGCAATCAA ATGCAACACAGTCGTATGGATCAGAAAATACGGAACGTGCTATTTGAGCCTCACTTAACGCCAAAGCCCGGAAGAAGACAGGAAAAATTGAAGGACACCTCTGGTGGAGTGTGCTTGGGCACAATTGTCGAACAACTGGTTTCCGTGACAAATTTGCTGCACATCGAGTTACCGCATCTCGATTCCCTAATAAAGAAAGCTGTGGTGATAAGCGATATGAGTACAGcggaattaaaaaaa TACATGTCCGACAACGAAGTGGAACTCGATATAGGAAAGCAACGAATGCTCGtcgaacaaaaattaaatcgttGGATAAAGGATAAGCGGCAAAGCATAAAATACTGTTCTCTTATAATAGAACACACTTTGTATATTCTCTGGAGTCACTTAGATTTTTATACCATGCAGATCATATCACGGCAAACTCAAAGAGTGCACG TATCTTCAGGTGGCATCGACGAAAGTATGATAGAATGGAAGGTTTCGTCAGAAACGTTAATGGAATTGAAACAAGGACTCGTTTCTACATTTACAGAGACTTTTATCACACAGTTGTTGGACACGTCACACAATGAATATGCAACAGTGGATCGTAGCTTTATCGAAGCTCTCATAAGACGAATTAAGAGAttgttacaatttataattataaaataa